A section of the Vibrio vulnificus CMCP6 genome encodes:
- the yfbR gene encoding 5'-deoxynucleotidase produces the protein MALTHYLTSIIHSFTSLAHQMLKRTNQDLPTPVKYYNPEIAKEYKKIEAAAEQKLLSMLPEEFQEDFRPFVISQQTSEEEAQIVKQADSICAYLKCLEELSAGNHEFALAKKRLDITLAERKTPEMDYFLNTFAPSFELSLDEIS, from the coding sequence ATGGCTCTAACTCATTATTTAACCAGCATTATTCACTCATTCACTAGCTTAGCCCATCAGATGCTTAAGCGAACTAATCAGGATTTGCCCACACCAGTAAAATATTACAACCCTGAAATCGCGAAGGAGTATAAGAAAATCGAAGCGGCTGCAGAGCAAAAACTGCTCTCCATGCTGCCGGAAGAGTTTCAGGAAGACTTTCGTCCATTTGTCATCTCACAACAAACTTCGGAAGAAGAAGCTCAAATCGTCAAACAAGCTGATTCCATTTGTGCCTATCTCAAATGTCTAGAAGAACTCAGTGCAGGTAATCACGAGTTTGCTTTGGCGAAAAAGCGCTTAGACATTACGTTAGCGGAAAGAAAAACACCTGAAATGGATTATTTCCTCAATACGTTTGCGCCAAGCTTTGAGCTATCCCTAGACGAAATCAGTTAA
- a CDS encoding anti-phage deoxyguanosine triphosphatase — translation MESTLSLTIRSQWLERHDDEHKIRRDDHRSPFQRDRARILHSAAFRRLQAKTQVHGNSLEDFHRTRLTHSLEAAQLGTGIVAQIKKKQPEYRDLLPTDSLIDALCLAHDIGHPPYGHGGEVALNYMMRDHGGFEGNAQTFRIVTQLEPYTEHFGMNLSRRTLLGLIKYPAFISQTRAASQPAPVSHQRQIKAKQWSPAKGIYDCDKALFDWVLAPLSETDKQQLNAMRDCPHDALSHRKTRYKSLDCSIMELADDIAYGVHDLEDAIVLGLVTRSQWQEGAASQLADCGDPWFEKHISSIGEMLFSGQHHQRKDAIGGMVNALLTSIDVKPVDGEFESPLLAFNAYLDIGMEKALSILKHFVSQYVIQIPQVQIVEYKGQQIIMDLFEALSADPQRLLPLPTRHRWELAETDTSKMRVIADYISSMTDGHAQRLHQQLFSSHH, via the coding sequence ATGGAGTCCACTTTGTCATTGACTATTCGCTCACAATGGCTGGAACGCCATGATGATGAACATAAAATTCGTCGTGATGATCATCGCAGCCCTTTTCAACGCGATCGAGCACGAATTCTTCATTCGGCCGCTTTTCGTCGCCTGCAGGCCAAAACCCAAGTGCATGGCAACAGCCTCGAAGATTTTCATCGCACCCGATTAACCCATTCGCTCGAAGCGGCGCAACTGGGCACCGGAATTGTCGCACAAATTAAGAAGAAACAACCCGAGTATCGAGATCTTCTGCCCACTGACAGCTTAATCGATGCCTTGTGCTTAGCTCACGACATTGGACACCCACCGTATGGACACGGCGGCGAGGTGGCTCTGAATTATATGATGCGAGACCATGGCGGCTTCGAAGGTAACGCGCAAACTTTCCGCATCGTCACTCAACTCGAGCCCTACACCGAACACTTCGGCATGAATTTGTCTCGGCGCACACTGCTAGGGTTAATTAAATACCCAGCTTTTATCAGCCAGACTCGCGCGGCTTCACAGCCTGCTCCTGTGAGCCACCAACGTCAAATCAAAGCCAAGCAGTGGAGTCCAGCAAAAGGCATTTATGATTGCGATAAAGCCCTATTTGACTGGGTACTAGCACCATTAAGTGAAACCGATAAACAACAGCTGAATGCAATGCGGGATTGCCCCCACGACGCCTTATCTCATCGAAAAACGCGTTATAAATCGCTCGATTGTTCGATTATGGAGCTGGCTGATGATATTGCTTATGGCGTGCATGATCTTGAAGATGCCATTGTGCTTGGACTCGTCACACGTAGCCAATGGCAAGAAGGCGCAGCGAGTCAGTTAGCCGATTGTGGTGACCCATGGTTTGAAAAACACATTAGTTCCATTGGCGAGATGTTATTTAGTGGCCAGCATCATCAACGCAAAGATGCCATTGGCGGTATGGTTAACGCACTGCTCACCAGCATCGACGTTAAGCCCGTCGACGGTGAATTTGAAAGTCCACTGTTGGCCTTTAATGCTTATCTCGATATCGGCATGGAGAAAGCACTGTCGATTTTGAAGCACTTTGTCAGCCAGTATGTGATTCAAATTCCTCAGGTTCAAATTGTCGAGTATAAGGGACAACAGATCATCATGGATTTATTTGAAGCGCTCAGTGCCGATCCTCAACGCTTGCTGCCTTTGCCCACTCGACATCGTTGGGAGCTGGCTGAAACAGACACCAGCAAAATGCGAGTGATAGCGGACTACATTTCTTCGATGACCGATGGCCATGCGCAGCGACTGCACCAACAGTTGTTTTCATCACATCATTAA
- a CDS encoding tRNA-uridine aminocarboxypropyltransferase yields the protein MSRYCSQCGKAKKACICQWIESLASDVELIILQHPSEEHRPLGTARILDLSLASCRLFIGEDFSQHAELNQLLSDESYHHWVLFPNEQAVTVEQVAQSDDSNMRRLRFILLDGTWKKAFKIRQLSSNLQVLPCVQLPDNLTGNYRIRKSPSDNALSTVEAGFHILSYFQPENDFTPLITAFDKMIEFQIAQMPPGVFERNYR from the coding sequence ATGTCTCGGTATTGTTCTCAATGTGGTAAAGCGAAAAAAGCGTGTATTTGTCAGTGGATAGAGTCTCTTGCCTCAGATGTGGAACTTATCATTCTACAGCATCCGAGTGAAGAGCATCGCCCACTTGGCACGGCTCGAATTCTCGATTTGTCTTTGGCTAGCTGTCGCTTGTTCATTGGAGAAGACTTTTCGCAACACGCTGAGCTCAATCAGTTGCTAAGCGATGAATCCTATCACCATTGGGTGTTGTTTCCGAATGAACAAGCCGTCACTGTGGAACAAGTTGCTCAATCTGATGACAGTAACATGCGTCGTCTGCGCTTTATTCTCCTCGATGGTACGTGGAAGAAAGCGTTTAAAATCCGGCAACTTTCAAGCAATTTGCAAGTGCTGCCGTGTGTACAATTACCAGACAATCTCACTGGAAACTACCGTATCCGAAAATCGCCTAGTGACAATGCGCTTTCCACTGTCGAGGCCGGTTTTCACATTCTCAGTTATTTTCAGCCTGAAAACGATTTTACACCCTTAATTACGGCATTTGACAAGATGATCGAGTTTCAAATTGCGCAAATGCCACCTGGTGTGTTTGAACGAAACTATCGTTAG
- the rrtA gene encoding rhombosortase, producing the protein MRTIPRHTVNLTIFLTITSVLCLLLQQPLLSDWTEWHRQAINHGEWWRILSGNFTHTNYPHLLMNLAGLWVIAHLFKPNGKTFALLLVMISFMVGLANLLTSMQIYVGLSGTLHGLFAYFALRESLEGRKSSWLLVLGVVLKVAWEHWMGASASTSELIGARVAIEAHLAGMSSGFLLASLPPLYQRYLNAKAQ; encoded by the coding sequence TTGAGAACAATACCGAGACATACTGTGAACCTTACTATTTTTCTGACGATAACCAGCGTGCTTTGTCTATTGCTTCAGCAGCCATTATTGTCTGATTGGACGGAGTGGCATCGCCAAGCGATAAATCATGGAGAATGGTGGCGAATCCTATCAGGAAATTTCACTCACACCAACTACCCTCACCTTTTGATGAATCTGGCCGGGCTTTGGGTAATTGCTCACCTTTTCAAACCCAATGGGAAAACGTTCGCTTTGTTGCTAGTGATGATCAGCTTCATGGTCGGACTCGCTAACCTCTTAACCTCAATGCAAATATACGTTGGCCTTTCTGGGACGTTGCACGGCCTGTTTGCCTATTTTGCGCTAAGAGAAAGCTTGGAAGGAAGAAAAAGCAGTTGGCTTCTGGTGCTTGGTGTCGTGTTGAAAGTCGCTTGGGAGCATTGGATGGGAGCGTCTGCAAGCACAAGCGAACTCATTGGTGCAAGGGTCGCCATTGAGGCACATCTTGCTGGTATGAGCAGCGGCTTCCTCTTAGCCTCGCTGCCCCCTCTTTACCAGCGTTACCTTAACGCCAAAGCGCAATAA
- a CDS encoding ComEA family DNA-binding protein, with protein sequence MKQVITLLAMLMAFSFPSVSFADSATKAADKYEGIEISVNINTATAEEIAMMLKGVGIKKAQQIVDFREANGPFKTVDELAQVKGIGKSTIEKNQSRIKL encoded by the coding sequence ATGAAACAGGTAATTACCCTTTTAGCCATGCTAATGGCATTCTCTTTTCCTTCCGTTTCTTTTGCGGACTCTGCAACGAAAGCAGCCGATAAATATGAAGGCATTGAGATTTCCGTCAATATCAACACGGCGACAGCAGAAGAAATTGCCATGATGTTAAAAGGCGTTGGTATTAAAAAAGCTCAGCAAATTGTTGACTTTAGAGAAGCTAATGGACCGTTTAAAACGGTTGATGAGTTAGCTCAAGTGAAAGGAATCGGTAAATCAACGATTGAGAAAAATCAGTCACGGATTAAGTTGTAA